Proteins encoded within one genomic window of Amycolatopsis nigrescens CSC17Ta-90:
- a CDS encoding RDD family protein, with protein MSNPGDPNQYPPSGPQPQQPPPQQPYGQQYPPPGYEQQSYAQYGQQPYGQPYGQPAFPPQGPAWGQGPGPGYLPPEAPLGQAYNDGVNVVRVLASPGRRLGARLLDSLFLILGMAVLMGIGVGITFAVNGTQNDLEAAGIIVLVVFGVLTFIAMVLYEPICIWKWGGTPAKLILGIRVVRTSDGQQWPTFGMSLWRYVFQFLMNLVSCVGLLDILWLLWDRPLYQCLHDKVANTVVVRVS; from the coding sequence GTGAGCAACCCCGGCGACCCCAATCAGTACCCACCCTCCGGGCCACAGCCGCAGCAGCCGCCACCGCAGCAGCCGTACGGTCAGCAGTACCCGCCTCCCGGCTACGAGCAGCAGTCCTATGCCCAGTACGGGCAACAGCCATACGGGCAGCCCTACGGCCAGCCCGCCTTCCCGCCGCAGGGCCCGGCATGGGGACAGGGCCCTGGGCCGGGCTACCTGCCGCCCGAAGCGCCACTGGGCCAGGCGTACAACGACGGCGTCAACGTGGTCCGGGTGCTGGCCAGCCCGGGCAGGCGGCTTGGCGCACGGCTGCTGGACAGCCTGTTCCTGATCCTGGGCATGGCCGTTCTGATGGGCATCGGCGTCGGCATCACCTTCGCCGTCAACGGCACCCAGAACGATCTGGAGGCGGCCGGCATCATCGTGCTGGTCGTCTTCGGCGTGCTGACGTTCATCGCGATGGTGCTCTACGAACCGATCTGCATCTGGAAATGGGGCGGCACGCCGGCCAAGCTCATCCTCGGCATCCGGGTGGTGCGCACCTCGGACGGGCAGCAGTGGCCGACCTTCGGCATGTCCCTGTGGCGCTACGTGTTCCAGTTCCTGATGAACCTGGTGTCCTGCGTCGGGCTGCTGGACATCCTCTGGCTGCTCTGGGACCGGCCGCTCTACCAGTGCCTACACGACAAGGTCGCCAACACGGTCGTCGTCCGGGTCAGCTGA
- a CDS encoding aldehyde dehydrogenase family protein, producing MPVFEYAPAPENRDLANLKPSYRPFIGGEFVDGAGEPLKSVNPATEEVLAEVSTASPSDVDTAVQAARKAYDKVWGKMPGAERAKYLFRIARLIQERSRELAVLESLDNGKPIKESRDSDVPTAAAHFFYHAGWADKLDYAGLGPDPRPLGVAGQIIPWNFPLLMLAWKIAPALACGNTVVLKPAETTPLTALVFAEICQQADLPPGVVNILPGAGDVGGELVNHAGIDKIAFTGSTDVGKLIQRQVAGTPKKLTLELGGKAANVVFDDAPLDQAVEGIVNGIFFNQGHVCCAGSRLLVQESIAEELLAKLRTRVSTLRLGDPLDKNTDIGAINSAEQLAKIRGLVESGDSEGAQRWTSPCPVPDKGFFFAPTVFSDVQQSMRIAREEIFGPVLSVLTFRTPDEAVTKANNTPYGLSAGIWTEKGSRILWMANQLRAGVVWANTFNRFDPTAPFGGYQESGFGREGGRAGLEAYLNV from the coding sequence ATGCCTGTTTTCGAGTACGCGCCCGCGCCGGAGAACCGGGACCTGGCGAACCTCAAGCCCAGTTACCGCCCGTTCATCGGCGGCGAGTTCGTGGACGGGGCCGGCGAGCCGCTGAAGTCCGTCAACCCGGCCACCGAAGAGGTGCTGGCCGAGGTGAGCACCGCATCACCGTCCGATGTGGACACTGCGGTGCAGGCGGCGCGCAAGGCCTACGACAAGGTCTGGGGCAAGATGCCCGGCGCGGAACGCGCCAAGTACCTGTTCCGGATCGCGCGGCTGATCCAGGAACGCTCGCGTGAGCTGGCCGTGCTGGAGAGCCTGGACAACGGCAAGCCGATCAAGGAGTCCCGCGACTCCGACGTGCCGACCGCGGCCGCGCACTTCTTCTACCACGCCGGCTGGGCGGACAAGCTGGACTACGCCGGGCTCGGGCCGGACCCGCGCCCGCTCGGCGTGGCCGGGCAGATCATCCCGTGGAACTTCCCGCTGCTGATGCTGGCCTGGAAGATCGCGCCCGCGCTGGCCTGCGGCAACACCGTGGTGCTCAAACCGGCCGAGACCACCCCGCTGACCGCGCTGGTGTTCGCCGAGATCTGCCAGCAGGCAGACCTGCCGCCCGGGGTGGTGAACATCCTGCCCGGCGCCGGGGACGTCGGCGGCGAGCTGGTCAACCACGCCGGCATCGACAAGATCGCGTTCACCGGTTCCACCGACGTCGGCAAGCTGATCCAGCGCCAGGTCGCGGGCACGCCGAAGAAGCTCACCCTGGAGCTCGGCGGCAAGGCGGCCAACGTGGTGTTCGACGACGCGCCGCTGGACCAGGCCGTCGAGGGCATCGTGAACGGCATCTTCTTCAACCAGGGGCACGTCTGCTGCGCCGGCTCGCGGCTGCTGGTGCAGGAGTCCATCGCCGAGGAGCTGCTGGCCAAGCTGCGCACCAGGGTGAGCACGCTGCGGCTCGGCGACCCGCTGGACAAGAACACCGACATCGGCGCGATCAACTCGGCCGAGCAGTTGGCCAAGATCCGCGGGCTCGTCGAGTCCGGGGACAGCGAGGGCGCGCAGCGCTGGACCAGCCCGTGCCCGGTGCCGGACAAGGGTTTCTTCTTCGCCCCCACGGTGTTCTCCGACGTGCAGCAGTCCATGCGGATCGCCCGCGAGGAGATCTTCGGGCCGGTGCTGTCCGTGCTCACCTTCCGCACCCCGGACGAGGCGGTGACCAAGGCGAACAACACGCCGTACGGGCTGTCGGCCGGGATCTGGACCGAGAAGGGCTCGCGCATCCTGTGGATGGCGAACCAGCTGCGCGCCGGCGTGGTCTGGGCCAACACGTTCAACCGCTTCGATCCGACCGCGCCGTTCGGCGGATACCAGGAATCGGGCTTCGGCCGTGAAGGCGGCCGTGCCGGGCTGGAGGCTTACCTCAATGTCTGA
- a CDS encoding extracellular solute-binding protein yields MRGLRRSRPVYARPKARSRKHRLAALAAVALLALTGCAGAGALGAGGQTLVVAIVSNPQMNDAVDLSGQFEAEHPGVRLKFVSLPENQARAKITASTATEGGEFDVVMISNYEAPQWAQNGWLENLQPFLDADPDYDQADFIPSIRDSLSHNGSMYAVPFYGESSFLTYRKDLFERAGLTMPANPTWQQVAEFAAKLDDKAGGVAGICLRGKPGWGESLAPFTTVANTFGARWFDQDWNAQLTSPEFRAAADFYVNLLREHGEVGASSAGFSECGNRYAQGQAAMWYDATVMAGTNESPEDSKVVGKSGYVPAPVNKTESSGWLYTWSLAMPKVTEHKAEAWDFMRWMTDKQFVQKVGTQLGWNRVPPGCRQSTYQLPEYREAAKAYAQPTLDAISRADQRRTMTEPVPYPGIQFVGIPEFQDLGTRVSQQLSAAVAGQITVDEALRQSQEYAETVGESYREAR; encoded by the coding sequence GTGCGCGGACTGCGGAGGTCGCGGCCCGTCTACGCCCGGCCGAAAGCGCGCTCAAGAAAACACAGGCTGGCGGCGCTGGCGGCTGTTGCCCTGCTCGCGCTGACCGGTTGCGCGGGGGCGGGCGCGCTCGGCGCGGGTGGGCAGACGCTGGTCGTCGCGATCGTGTCGAACCCGCAGATGAACGACGCCGTGGACCTTTCCGGCCAGTTCGAGGCGGAACACCCCGGGGTGCGGCTGAAGTTCGTGTCCCTGCCGGAGAACCAGGCCCGCGCCAAGATCACCGCCTCGACCGCCACCGAGGGCGGCGAGTTCGACGTGGTGATGATCAGCAACTACGAGGCGCCCCAGTGGGCGCAGAACGGCTGGCTGGAGAACCTGCAGCCGTTCCTGGACGCCGACCCGGACTACGACCAGGCCGACTTCATCCCCAGCATCCGCGACTCCTTGTCGCACAACGGATCCATGTACGCGGTGCCGTTCTACGGCGAATCCTCGTTCCTCACCTACCGCAAGGACCTGTTCGAAAGGGCCGGGCTGACCATGCCGGCCAACCCGACCTGGCAGCAGGTGGCCGAGTTCGCCGCGAAGCTGGACGACAAGGCCGGGGGAGTGGCCGGGATCTGCCTGCGCGGCAAGCCGGGCTGGGGCGAGAGCCTGGCCCCGTTCACCACGGTGGCGAACACCTTCGGCGCGCGCTGGTTCGACCAGGACTGGAACGCCCAGCTGACCTCGCCGGAGTTCCGCGCCGCCGCCGACTTCTACGTCAACCTGCTGCGCGAGCACGGTGAGGTCGGCGCGTCCAGCGCGGGCTTCTCCGAGTGCGGCAACCGGTACGCCCAGGGTCAGGCCGCGATGTGGTACGACGCGACCGTGATGGCCGGGACCAACGAGTCCCCCGAGGACTCCAAAGTGGTCGGCAAGTCCGGTTACGTGCCGGCGCCGGTGAACAAGACCGAAAGCAGCGGCTGGCTCTACACCTGGTCGCTGGCCATGCCGAAGGTCACCGAGCACAAGGCCGAGGCGTGGGACTTCATGCGCTGGATGACCGACAAGCAGTTCGTGCAGAAGGTCGGCACCCAGCTCGGCTGGAACCGGGTGCCGCCCGGCTGCCGGCAGTCCACCTACCAGCTCCCGGAGTACCGGGAAGCGGCGAAGGCATACGCGCAGCCGACCCTGGACGCGATCTCCAGGGCGGACCAGCGGCGCACCATGACCGAACCGGTGCCCTATCCGGGTATCCAGTTCGTCGGCATCCCGGAGTTCCAGGACCTCGGCACCAGGGTGAGCCAGCAGCTTTCCGCCGCCGTCGCCGGTCAGATCACCGTGGACGAGGCGTTGCGGCAGTCGCAGGAGTACGCGGAAACGGTGGGCGAGTCGTACCGGGAGGCACGGTGA
- a CDS encoding TetR/AcrR family transcriptional regulator: MTTDSEANLRADARRNRGQILLAAKRMFAELGADVPMEEIARAAGVGVGTLYRRFPDREALIRAVARDNFENVLIEARAAVAEEPTAWDALVRFLRQSRELQLSVQLAMVSPLARSVLEDDPMTNEFRYALVDELDGLVHQAQTDGALRDDIGTGDVAMLFMLLVRQMPSQYEDASRMAPDRCMAIMLDGIRARPGSPLLPFRPLTRTDIGV; encoded by the coding sequence ATGACAACGGATTCCGAGGCGAACCTGAGGGCGGACGCGCGCCGGAACCGTGGCCAGATCTTGCTGGCGGCCAAGCGGATGTTCGCCGAGCTGGGCGCGGACGTGCCGATGGAGGAGATCGCGCGCGCGGCCGGGGTCGGGGTCGGCACCCTGTACCGCCGCTTCCCGGACCGGGAGGCCCTGATCAGGGCGGTGGCCAGGGACAACTTCGAGAACGTGCTGATCGAGGCGCGGGCCGCGGTGGCGGAGGAGCCGACGGCCTGGGATGCGCTGGTCCGCTTCCTGCGTCAGTCGCGTGAGCTGCAGCTGAGCGTGCAGCTGGCCATGGTGTCGCCACTGGCGCGGTCGGTGCTCGAAGACGACCCGATGACCAACGAGTTCCGGTACGCGCTGGTCGATGAGCTGGACGGCCTGGTGCACCAGGCGCAGACCGACGGCGCGCTGCGCGACGACATCGGCACCGGCGACGTGGCGATGCTGTTCATGCTGCTGGTGCGCCAGATGCCCAGCCAGTACGAGGACGCGTCGCGGATGGCCCCGGACCGCTGCATGGCGATCATGCTCGACGGCATCCGCGCCCGCCCTGGCAGCCCGCTGCTCCCCTTCCGCCCCCTCACCCGCACCGACATCGGCGTCTGA
- a CDS encoding carbohydrate ABC transporter permease: protein MIPETVRAPRKVKGSTAWRRRLPLLPALIFTVAVTQIPFLLTVFYSFQSWNLVRPGSSHFVGLQNYVDVFTDSQFRGALLNTVVLTVVCVLIAMLLGLGLALLLDRKFLGRGVVRTLLITPFLILPAAGALLWKTTMFDPVNGLLNFVFGGSTDWLSQFPLASVMTQVIWQWTPFMMLLILAGLQAQSKEVLEAAAVDGAGRWRTFASITLPQLSRYLQLAVLLGAIYIVNSFDAIFLMTQGGPGTASTNLPYYIYQRAFEGFDVGQSSAMGVVVVIMTLIVATFALRLMFRTFSVDGGVK, encoded by the coding sequence ATCATTCCGGAAACCGTGCGCGCGCCAAGGAAGGTGAAGGGCAGCACCGCGTGGCGGCGGCGCCTGCCGCTGCTGCCCGCGCTGATCTTCACCGTGGCCGTGACGCAGATTCCCTTCCTGCTCACCGTGTTCTACTCGTTCCAGTCGTGGAACCTGGTGCGGCCCGGCTCTTCGCATTTCGTCGGCCTGCAGAACTACGTGGACGTGTTCACCGACAGCCAGTTCCGCGGTGCGCTGCTGAACACGGTGGTGCTCACCGTGGTCTGCGTGCTGATCGCGATGCTGCTCGGTCTCGGCCTCGCGCTGCTGCTGGACCGCAAGTTCCTCGGCCGCGGGGTGGTCCGCACGCTGCTGATCACGCCGTTCCTGATCCTGCCCGCGGCGGGCGCGCTGCTGTGGAAGACCACCATGTTCGACCCGGTGAACGGGCTGCTGAACTTCGTCTTCGGCGGGAGCACCGACTGGCTCTCCCAGTTCCCGCTGGCCTCGGTGATGACCCAGGTGATCTGGCAGTGGACGCCGTTCATGATGCTGCTGATCCTGGCCGGGTTGCAGGCGCAGTCCAAGGAGGTGCTGGAAGCCGCCGCGGTGGACGGCGCCGGGCGATGGCGCACGTTCGCGTCCATCACCCTGCCACAGCTGTCCCGCTATCTGCAGCTGGCCGTGCTGCTCGGCGCGATCTACATCGTGAACAGCTTCGACGCGATCTTCCTGATGACCCAGGGCGGTCCCGGTACGGCGAGCACCAACCTGCCGTACTACATCTACCAGCGCGCGTTCGAGGGCTTCGACGTCGGGCAGTCCTCGGCGATGGGGGTGGTCGTGGTGATCATGACGCTGATCGTGGCCACCTTCGCACTGCGCCTGATGTTCCGTACCTTCTCGGTGGACGGCGGGGTGAAGTGA
- a CDS encoding carbohydrate ABC transporter permease has translation MTTTNNRLGKSSLTVATWAIAILFVFPLLWMVLTAFKQESDAATNPPKVFFSPTFDQFAEIFHRGFLPYLGNSAFVTVVSTLAVLVLGVPAAYALSLAPVKGTSNALGFFLSTKMLPIVAAIIPLYVISQSTQLLDNVWALIILYTAMNLPLAIWMMRSFFLEVPKEMIEAGRIDGADLPTLLRKVILPVVAPGIAATALICVIFSWTEFFYAVNLTAARAGTVPLFLVGFITSEGLYWAQLSAAALLASLPVMIVGWIAQNHLVRGLSMGAVK, from the coding sequence ATGACCACCACCAACAACCGGCTCGGCAAGTCCTCGCTGACGGTGGCCACCTGGGCGATCGCGATCCTGTTCGTGTTCCCGCTGCTGTGGATGGTGCTCACCGCCTTCAAGCAGGAGTCGGACGCGGCGACCAACCCGCCGAAGGTGTTCTTCAGCCCGACCTTCGACCAGTTCGCGGAGATCTTCCACCGCGGTTTCCTGCCATACCTGGGAAACTCGGCGTTCGTTACGGTGGTGTCCACCCTCGCCGTGCTGGTGCTCGGCGTGCCCGCCGCCTACGCGCTTTCGCTGGCGCCGGTGAAGGGCACGTCCAACGCGCTCGGGTTCTTCCTGTCCACCAAGATGCTGCCGATCGTGGCGGCGATCATCCCGCTGTACGTGATCTCGCAGAGCACCCAGCTGTTGGACAACGTGTGGGCGCTGATCATCCTGTACACCGCGATGAACCTGCCGCTGGCGATCTGGATGATGCGCTCGTTCTTCCTCGAAGTGCCCAAGGAGATGATCGAGGCCGGCCGGATCGACGGGGCAGACCTGCCGACCCTGTTGCGCAAGGTGATCCTGCCGGTGGTCGCGCCCGGGATCGCGGCGACCGCGCTGATCTGCGTGATCTTCTCCTGGACCGAATTCTTCTACGCGGTCAACCTGACCGCCGCCCGCGCCGGCACGGTGCCGCTGTTCCTGGTCGGCTTCATCACCAGTGAAGGGCTGTACTGGGCGCAGCTTTCCGCGGCCGCGCTGCTCGCGTCGCTGCCGGTGATGATCGTCGGCTGGATCGCGCAGAACCACCTGGTGCGCGGCCTCTCCATGGGCGCGGTCAAGTAG
- a CDS encoding ferredoxin: MRIVADTGRCVGAGQCVLTEPGVFDQSDDDGTVVLQTEEVAGGQLDKVREAVHICPSQALSLAESG; the protein is encoded by the coding sequence ATGCGGATAGTCGCGGACACCGGGCGCTGCGTCGGCGCCGGGCAGTGTGTGCTCACCGAACCCGGTGTGTTCGACCAGAGCGACGACGACGGCACGGTGGTGCTGCAGACCGAGGAGGTGGCCGGCGGGCAGCTGGACAAGGTGCGCGAGGCGGTGCACATCTGCCCCAGCCAGGCGCTTTCGCTGGCCGAAAGCGGCTGA
- a CDS encoding cytochrome P450, with the protein MTELAEQPMPTAFPKPRACPFSPPADYRDLRENAPVTKALLPSGQHAWLVSRHEDVRAALTDPRLSSDRKHPGFPVFVKDQRIVSDFNSSLIGMDAPEHGPARRAVVGEFTVKRMQALRPRIQEIVDEHIDAMLAGPRPVDLVRALSLPVPSLVICEQLGVPYSDHDFFQVRSSQLLSRATTSEQRQSAFNELRGYLDELVTAKQRDPGHDLLGRQVLKHRENGTEDHGALVGLAFLLLVAGHETTANMISLGTLTLLENPEQLRTIREDPGKTLDAVEELLRYFTIAEVATSRVALADLEIGGVPIKAGEAVVALGNSANRDPAAFPSPDEFDIERGGRHHVAFGFGAHQCLGQNLARMELQIVFDTLFERIPGLRLATTVDELSFKEDATVYGIHEMPVTW; encoded by the coding sequence ATGACCGAACTGGCCGAACAGCCGATGCCCACCGCCTTCCCGAAACCACGAGCCTGCCCGTTCAGCCCACCCGCCGACTACCGAGACCTGCGGGAGAACGCCCCGGTCACCAAGGCGCTGCTGCCGTCGGGCCAGCACGCCTGGCTGGTCAGCCGGCACGAGGACGTCCGCGCGGCGCTGACCGATCCCAGGCTGAGCTCCGACCGCAAGCACCCCGGCTTCCCGGTCTTCGTCAAGGACCAGCGCATCGTCTCCGACTTCAACTCTTCGCTGATCGGCATGGACGCGCCCGAGCACGGCCCGGCCCGCCGCGCCGTGGTCGGCGAGTTCACCGTCAAACGGATGCAGGCACTACGACCACGCATCCAGGAAATCGTCGACGAGCACATCGACGCCATGCTCGCCGGACCGCGCCCAGTCGACCTGGTACGGGCGCTGTCCCTGCCGGTGCCCTCGCTGGTCATCTGCGAACAACTCGGCGTGCCCTACTCCGACCACGACTTCTTCCAGGTGCGCTCGTCCCAGCTGCTCAGCCGCGCGACCACCAGCGAGCAGCGGCAGAGCGCGTTCAACGAACTCCGGGGCTACCTGGACGAGCTGGTCACGGCGAAGCAGCGCGACCCCGGTCACGACCTGCTCGGCCGTCAGGTGCTCAAGCATCGCGAAAACGGCACCGAGGACCATGGCGCACTGGTCGGCCTCGCCTTCCTGCTGCTGGTCGCCGGGCACGAGACGACCGCGAACATGATCTCGCTGGGCACCCTCACCCTGCTGGAGAACCCCGAGCAACTGCGGACGATTCGCGAAGATCCCGGCAAGACGCTGGACGCGGTCGAGGAACTGCTGCGCTACTTCACCATCGCGGAGGTCGCCACCTCCAGGGTGGCGCTGGCGGACCTGGAGATCGGCGGCGTGCCGATCAAGGCCGGGGAGGCCGTGGTCGCGCTGGGCAACTCGGCCAACCGCGACCCGGCGGCCTTCCCGTCACCGGACGAGTTCGACATCGAGCGCGGCGGGCGCCATCACGTCGCTTTCGGCTTCGGCGCGCACCAGTGCCTCGGGCAGAACCTGGCCAGGATGGAACTGCAGATCGTCTTCGACACCCTCTTCGAGCGGATCCCCGGCCTGCGGCTGGCGACCACCGTCGACGAGCTGTCGTTCAAGGAGGACGCCACCGTCTACGGCATCCACGAGATGCCGGTGACCTGGTAG
- a CDS encoding zinc-dependent alcohol dehydrogenase family protein, producing MRAAIVDQPGSIRVGDVPDPVPRERQVVLRVGATGICGTDLHIADGHFPPTPYPIVPGHEFAGEIVEVGNDVPGGWRPGDRVAVDPSLFCGYCGPCHAGHGNLCENWGATGDTVDGAFAEYVAVPAANCYRLPDHLSYQQGALVEPVSCAVHGVRRVGVEAGERFLVVGAGTMGLLMQQLLQRAGARVTVVDRNTARLGRAKELGAQAVAGDVTELDGERFDAAADCTGAVPAIEAAFDSLRRGGRLLVFGVAPAEARVALSPFRIYNDEITVVGSMAVLHSYGAALDLVAGGAVDTASLLTDSLSLERFPEALDLMRSGAGLKVQVLPGASDA from the coding sequence ATGCGCGCCGCTATCGTGGACCAGCCAGGCTCGATCAGGGTCGGTGACGTGCCCGATCCCGTCCCCCGCGAGCGGCAGGTGGTGCTCCGGGTCGGCGCCACCGGTATCTGCGGGACCGACCTGCACATCGCGGACGGGCACTTCCCGCCGACGCCCTATCCGATCGTGCCGGGGCACGAGTTCGCCGGTGAGATCGTCGAGGTCGGCAACGACGTGCCGGGCGGCTGGCGGCCGGGCGACCGGGTGGCCGTTGACCCGTCGCTGTTCTGCGGGTACTGCGGCCCGTGCCACGCCGGGCACGGCAACCTGTGCGAAAACTGGGGCGCCACCGGGGACACCGTGGACGGCGCCTTCGCCGAGTACGTCGCGGTGCCCGCCGCCAACTGCTACCGGTTGCCGGATCACCTCAGCTACCAGCAGGGCGCACTGGTCGAGCCGGTCTCCTGCGCGGTGCACGGGGTGCGCCGGGTCGGGGTCGAGGCCGGGGAGCGGTTCCTGGTGGTCGGCGCCGGCACCATGGGCCTGCTGATGCAGCAGCTGCTGCAGCGCGCCGGCGCGCGGGTGACCGTGGTGGACCGCAACACCGCGCGGCTCGGCCGGGCCAAGGAACTCGGCGCGCAGGCGGTCGCCGGTGACGTGACCGAGCTGGACGGCGAGCGGTTCGACGCGGCCGCCGACTGCACCGGTGCGGTGCCCGCGATCGAAGCCGCCTTCGACTCCCTGCGCCGCGGCGGTCGGCTGCTCGTCTTCGGGGTCGCGCCGGCCGAGGCCAGGGTGGCGCTGTCGCCGTTCCGCATCTACAACGACGAGATCACCGTGGTCGGCTCGATGGCCGTGCTGCACAGCTACGGCGCCGCGCTCGACCTGGTGGCGGGCGGCGCGGTGGACACGGCCTCGCTGCTCACCGACTCGCTGTCGTTGGAACGTTTCCCCGAGGCGCTCGACCTGATGCGCAGTGGGGCCGGGCTGAAGGTGCAGGTCCTGCCTGGGGCGAGCGATGCGTAG
- a CDS encoding cytochrome P450, whose amino-acid sequence MTDLADQPVSTDFPLPRTCPFSPPEEYKDIRESDEITRVLLPSGKHAWAISRHQDIRAVLSDPRFSSDRLAPGFPQLTKSAPVNSKVPPSLIGMDAPEHGPARRAVVGEFTVKRMQALRPRIQEIVDEHIDAMLAGPRPVDLVRALSLPVPSLVICEQLGVPYSDHDFFQARTARMINRETAVEDRQAAFDDLRGYLDELVTAKERDPGDDLLGRQVLKHRESGTEDHGALVSLAFLLLLAGHETTANMISLGTVALLENPEQLAAIRADPAKTPEAVEELLRYFTIAEIAGARVATENVRIGRTLIKAGEGVVTLGNAANRDPAAFEDPDALDIERGGRHHVAFGFGPHQCLGQNLARMELQIVFDTLFERIPGLRLATTVDELPFKDDAAIYGLYELPVTW is encoded by the coding sequence ATGACCGACCTGGCCGACCAACCGGTTTCCACCGACTTCCCCCTGCCGCGGACCTGTCCGTTCAGCCCGCCGGAGGAATACAAGGACATCCGCGAAAGCGACGAGATCACCAGGGTGCTGCTGCCGTCGGGCAAACACGCCTGGGCAATCAGCCGGCACCAGGACATCAGGGCCGTGCTCAGCGACCCCCGGTTCAGCTCGGACCGCCTGGCCCCCGGGTTCCCGCAGCTGACCAAGAGCGCCCCGGTCAACAGCAAGGTCCCGCCGTCGCTGATCGGCATGGACGCGCCCGAGCACGGCCCGGCCCGCCGCGCCGTGGTCGGCGAGTTCACCGTCAAACGGATGCAGGCACTACGACCACGCATCCAGGAAATCGTCGACGAGCACATCGACGCCATGCTCGCCGGACCGCGCCCAGTCGACCTGGTACGGGCGCTGTCCCTGCCGGTGCCCTCGCTGGTCATCTGCGAACAACTCGGCGTGCCCTACTCCGACCACGACTTCTTCCAGGCCCGCACCGCCAGGATGATCAACCGTGAGACCGCCGTCGAGGACCGGCAGGCCGCGTTCGACGATCTTCGCGGCTACCTGGACGAGCTGGTCACCGCGAAGGAACGCGACCCCGGCGACGACCTGCTCGGCCGCCAAGTGCTCAAGCATCGCGAAAGCGGCACCGAGGACCACGGGGCACTGGTCAGCCTGGCCTTCCTGCTCCTGCTCGCCGGGCACGAGACGACCGCGAACATGATCTCGCTCGGCACCGTCGCGCTGCTGGAGAACCCAGAGCAGCTCGCCGCCATCCGCGCAGACCCTGCCAAGACGCCGGAGGCCGTCGAGGAGCTGCTGCGCTACTTCACCATCGCCGAGATCGCCGGGGCCAGGGTGGCCACCGAGAACGTGCGGATCGGCCGCACGCTGATCAAGGCCGGCGAAGGCGTGGTGACCCTGGGCAACGCGGCCAACCGCGACCCCGCCGCGTTCGAGGATCCGGACGCACTCGACATCGAACGCGGCGGCCGTCATCACGTCGCTTTCGGCTTCGGACCGCACCAGTGCCTCGGCCAGAACCTGGCAAGGATGGAACTGCAGATCGTCTTCGACACCCTCTTCGAGCGCATCCCCGGCCTTCGGCTGGCGACCACTGTGGACGAACTTCCGTTCAAGGACGACGCCGCCATCTACGGCCTCTACGAGTTGCCGGTGACCTGGTAA
- a CDS encoding aldehyde dehydrogenase family protein, with the protein MSDRISVAKTYKLFIGGKFPRSESGRVYPVTDSKGKFLANAAHASRKDVRDAVVAARKAFPGWASATAYNRGQVLYRVAEMLEGRREQFAAEVAASEGVPSRTAQSLVDTAIDRWVWYAGWTDKIATVLGAANPVAGPYFSFTVPEPTGVVAVLAPQKSSLLGLVSVLAPVLAGGSTAVVVSSADRPLPSITLSEVLATSDLPGGVVNMLTGRAAELGGWLAAHGDVNALDPTGADPESRAELAREAAGTVKRVLTVPESEPDWTRRPDLSRLRRYLESKTVWHPLGV; encoded by the coding sequence ATGTCTGACCGCATCTCCGTGGCGAAGACGTACAAGCTGTTCATCGGCGGCAAGTTCCCGCGCTCGGAGTCCGGGCGGGTGTACCCGGTCACCGACTCGAAGGGCAAGTTCCTGGCCAACGCCGCGCACGCGTCGCGCAAGGACGTGCGGGACGCCGTGGTCGCCGCGCGCAAGGCGTTCCCCGGCTGGGCTTCGGCCACCGCGTACAACCGCGGGCAGGTGCTCTACCGCGTCGCCGAGATGCTGGAGGGCCGGCGCGAGCAGTTCGCCGCCGAGGTCGCCGCGTCCGAGGGCGTGCCGTCGCGCACCGCACAGTCCCTTGTGGACACCGCGATCGACCGCTGGGTGTGGTACGCGGGCTGGACGGACAAGATCGCCACCGTGCTGGGCGCAGCGAACCCGGTGGCGGGGCCGTACTTCTCGTTCACCGTGCCGGAGCCGACCGGGGTGGTCGCGGTGCTCGCGCCGCAGAAGTCCTCGCTGCTCGGGCTGGTCAGCGTGCTGGCGCCGGTGCTCGCCGGCGGCTCCACCGCGGTGGTGGTCAGCAGCGCCGACCGGCCGCTGCCGTCGATCACGCTGTCCGAGGTGCTGGCCACGTCGGACCTGCCCGGCGGTGTGGTGAACATGCTGACCGGGCGTGCCGCGGAACTGGGCGGCTGGCTGGCCGCGCACGGGGACGTGAACGCGCTCGACCCGACCGGCGCGGACCCCGAGTCCCGCGCCGAACTGGCCAGGGAAGCCGCCGGCACCGTCAAGCGCGTGCTCACCGTGCCCGAGTCCGAACCGGACTGGACCCGGCGCCCGGACCTTTCCCGACTGCGCCGCTACCTCGAGTCCAAAACCGTCTGGCACCCCCTCGGCGTCTAG